The following coding sequences are from one Streptomyces sp. NBC_01232 window:
- a CDS encoding SpoIIE family protein phosphatase, with protein sequence MPSAQPGGEEIHGPIWSEPGALLERVPVAVLGIDDNDLVCYWGPGAGALFGYDPPAVLARPGAVLFADGSGGESASCARLTEQGRTRGYWRGRLTVRHQDGTAFDCGFRSFSVTGTGGPSVVMVLASRSDALDRVKTNLAFLDALFETCPIGLVMLDPDLRYIHLNQALADMDGLPIEAHLGRRMDEVMIMSDGGEYERMLRAVALGGAPVVGTLVGVRPRGHPDRDQVRSVSFFPLSQAVGSNPGVGGLMVDVTDRERAILEATASRRRLALLDGASTRIGTTLDVNLTAQELVDASMPDFCDGAVVEVVEWMDETEDFDPERPLFTRRIASGTLLAEPAVELVSGVEKVRYPPGSVIHDMLRTGRAVSAMVDEEFLARTVVTESRTKIMGESGVACILVAPLIARGTVQGIAMFGRSAARPPFSEEDVSLAGELASRAAICLDNARLYSRVQDIALTLQRALLPTTLAASPYVDVAHRYVPGSRITEVGGDWYDVINLPDGRVALVVGDVMGHGVSAAAAMGHLRITTKALARHGSEPADLLTELDACAQEAGIELATCLYIVYDPRTGRARIASAGHPPPLVLRPDGTVETVDAVLGVPLGVGGSPFRMTEIELPEHSTLALYTDGLIEARDRDIEVGLDALRAELGRDGAPLEEMADRMLASLLPDPPTDDTVLVLARVHRGRP encoded by the coding sequence GTGCCATCGGCCCAGCCGGGGGGCGAGGAGATCCACGGCCCGATCTGGTCCGAGCCGGGGGCGCTGCTGGAGCGCGTGCCCGTGGCCGTCCTCGGCATCGATGACAACGACCTCGTCTGCTACTGGGGGCCCGGCGCGGGCGCCCTCTTCGGGTACGACCCGCCCGCCGTCCTCGCGCGGCCCGGCGCCGTTCTCTTCGCCGACGGCTCCGGGGGCGAATCCGCGTCCTGCGCCCGGTTGACGGAACAGGGCCGCACCCGCGGCTACTGGCGGGGGAGGCTGACGGTCCGCCACCAGGACGGCACGGCCTTCGACTGCGGCTTCCGCTCCTTCTCCGTGACCGGAACCGGCGGCCCCTCGGTGGTGATGGTCCTGGCGAGCCGCAGCGACGCACTCGACCGGGTCAAGACCAATCTCGCCTTCCTCGACGCACTCTTCGAGACCTGCCCGATCGGCCTGGTCATGCTCGACCCGGATCTGCGCTACATCCACCTCAACCAGGCGCTCGCCGACATGGACGGCCTGCCGATCGAGGCCCACCTCGGGCGGCGCATGGACGAGGTCATGATCATGTCCGACGGTGGTGAGTACGAGCGCATGCTCCGCGCCGTCGCCCTCGGCGGAGCGCCCGTCGTCGGCACCCTGGTCGGCGTGCGCCCCCGGGGACACCCCGACCGCGACCAGGTCCGCTCCGTGAGCTTCTTCCCGCTGAGCCAGGCCGTCGGCTCGAACCCCGGCGTGGGCGGGCTGATGGTGGACGTGACCGACCGGGAACGAGCCATCCTGGAAGCCACCGCCAGCCGTCGCCGGCTGGCGCTCCTCGACGGGGCCTCCACCCGGATCGGGACCACCCTGGACGTGAACCTCACCGCCCAGGAACTGGTCGACGCGTCGATGCCGGACTTCTGCGACGGCGCCGTGGTCGAGGTCGTCGAGTGGATGGACGAGACGGAGGACTTTGATCCGGAGCGACCCCTGTTCACCCGCCGGATCGCCTCCGGGACGCTCCTCGCCGAGCCGGCCGTGGAACTCGTGAGCGGGGTGGAGAAGGTCCGCTACCCGCCGGGCTCCGTCATCCACGACATGCTGCGCACCGGCCGCGCCGTCTCGGCCATGGTGGACGAGGAGTTCCTGGCCCGGACCGTCGTCACCGAGTCACGCACGAAGATCATGGGCGAGAGCGGCGTGGCCTGCATCCTCGTCGCCCCGCTGATCGCCCGGGGCACCGTGCAGGGCATCGCCATGTTCGGCCGGTCCGCCGCCCGTCCGCCCTTCTCCGAGGAGGACGTCAGCCTGGCCGGTGAACTCGCCTCGCGCGCTGCGATCTGCCTGGACAACGCCCGTCTCTACAGCCGCGTCCAGGACATCGCGCTCACCCTGCAGAGGGCCCTGCTCCCCACCACGCTCGCCGCCAGCCCGTACGTGGACGTGGCCCACCGGTACGTGCCGGGCAGCAGGATCACCGAGGTCGGCGGCGACTGGTACGACGTGATCAACCTGCCCGACGGCCGGGTCGCCCTCGTCGTGGGCGACGTGATGGGACACGGGGTGTCGGCGGCAGCCGCCATGGGCCACCTCCGCATCACCACCAAGGCGCTGGCCCGGCACGGCAGCGAGCCTGCCGACCTGCTCACCGAACTCGACGCGTGCGCCCAGGAGGCCGGCATCGAGCTCGCGACCTGCCTGTACATCGTCTACGACCCCCGGACCGGTCGAGCCCGCATCGCCAGCGCCGGCCACCCTCCGCCCCTGGTGCTCCGGCCGGACGGCACGGTGGAGACGGTCGATGCGGTCCTGGGCGTCCCGCTGGGCGTCGGCGGCTCCCCGTTCCGGATGACCGAGATCGAACTGCCCGAGCACTCGACCCTCGCCCTCTACACCGACGGCCTCATCGAGGCGCGGGACCGGGACATCGAAGTGGGCCTGGACGCGCTGCGCGCCGAACTGGGCAGGGACGGAGCGCCGTTGGAGGAGATGGCGGACCGCATGCTCGCGAGCCTGCTGCCCGACCCGCCGACCGACGACACGGTCCTCGTCCTGGCCCGCGTCCACCGCGGCAGGCCGTGA
- a CDS encoding DUF4118 domain-containing protein, with amino-acid sequence MPGYRLHDRAALFGALVVPLLVALALVPFRTRLSPTNEALILVVAVVAIAASGTRAAAALAALSAAAWFALLLLARPYERFTFADRDELQTAALLLVVALIVSQPAVRARRLHADVATGAAHLSSLRGTALLTERGGSPDAVVEFVRGELVALLGLRGCRFEYGTLIGRRPRLEHDGGLWLRRGSEVTEYAAWPDGETELRVVGGGHYYGRFLLDPFPGHALPAEDARAVALALAALAGAALDTAGVSHRG; translated from the coding sequence ATGCCCGGGTACCGACTGCACGACCGCGCCGCGCTGTTCGGGGCCCTCGTGGTGCCCCTCCTCGTGGCACTCGCGCTCGTTCCGTTCCGTACGCGTCTTTCCCCGACCAACGAGGCACTGATCCTGGTCGTGGCCGTCGTCGCGATCGCCGCCTCGGGCACCCGGGCGGCCGCGGCCCTGGCCGCGCTCTCCGCGGCGGCGTGGTTCGCCCTCCTCCTCCTGGCCAGGCCGTACGAGCGGTTCACCTTCGCCGACCGGGACGAGCTCCAGACCGCCGCACTGCTGCTCGTCGTCGCACTGATCGTCTCGCAGCCGGCCGTCCGTGCCCGCAGACTGCACGCGGACGTCGCGACCGGGGCCGCGCACCTGTCCAGCCTCCGCGGCACCGCCCTGCTGACCGAGCGGGGCGGATCGCCGGACGCCGTGGTCGAGTTCGTCCGCGGGGAGCTCGTCGCCCTGCTGGGACTGCGCGGCTGCCGCTTCGAGTACGGAACCCTGATCGGGCGCCGGCCGCGGCTGGAGCACGACGGCGGTCTGTGGCTGCGCCGCGGCAGCGAGGTCACCGAGTACGCCGCCTGGCCGGACGGCGAGACCGAGCTGCGGGTGGTCGGGGGCGGGCACTACTACGGCCGGTTCCTCCTCGACCCGTTCCCCGGCCACGCCCTGCCCGCCGAGGACGCGCGTGCGGTGGCGCTCGCGCTGGCCGCCCTGGCGGGCGCCGCCCTGGACACGGCCGGTGTGTCCCACCGGGGCTGA
- a CDS encoding ATP-binding protein, which produces MDTATASPARPGTVHHPLPSGPQAAREARRSAARTLALHPGRCPHETACDILLIASELVTNAVRHAMPPYALTISLESGRAGICVSDGSLSLPQRGGGPGVLATRGRGLQIVRALGADLFVSRSPRGKQVIAVLTWPDA; this is translated from the coding sequence ATGGACACCGCAACCGCATCCCCGGCGCGGCCGGGGACCGTGCACCACCCACTGCCGTCAGGGCCGCAGGCCGCCCGGGAAGCCCGCCGCAGCGCCGCGCGCACCCTGGCCCTGCACCCCGGGCGCTGCCCGCACGAGACTGCCTGCGACATCCTGCTGATCGCTTCCGAGCTGGTCACCAACGCCGTCCGGCACGCCATGCCCCCGTACGCGCTCACGATCAGCCTGGAGAGCGGGCGGGCGGGCATCTGCGTCAGCGACGGCTCACTCTCCCTGCCGCAGCGGGGCGGCGGCCCAGGGGTGCTCGCCACGCGGGGGCGCGGGCTGCAGATCGTCCGGGCGCTCGGAGCCGACCTCTTCGTCAGCCGCTCGCCGCGCGGCAAGCAGGTCATCGCCGTACTCACCTGGCCCGACGCCTGA
- a CDS encoding amidase, translating to MQPYELTVAEAAEAVRTGQVSPVELVESTLERIAQVEPHLRAFTIVTADRARAAARRAETEVAGDAHRGPLHGIPAALKDLIDVAGLATSASSRVRAGHRAESDSTVAARLASAGAALVGKTHTHEFAYGLITPQTVNARNPARVAGGSSGGSAVAVAAGAAPFALGTDTGGSIRVPAALNGVVGLKPTYGLVPRHGVTSLAWSLDHVGPLTRTVEDAALVLAALVGHDPRDPASVAAPAVDHRPGPGTDLTGLRVGVPGNYYFDRVDPEVEAAVRRAIGRLEELGARLVDVEIPMTRYVRATQWGLMVPEASAYHERTLRAVPDLYGADVRVLLEAGELMTAGDYLRAQRARTLMRQAWQDMLEAVDVIAAPTVPLTAVETGRTSVTWGDGSVESVSDAYVRLSAPANLTGVPALSLPVGLDPAGLPIGMQLMGRPFGEAAVLRAGHAYERTGTALGLAPVPVP from the coding sequence ATGCAGCCGTATGAGCTGACCGTGGCCGAAGCGGCCGAGGCCGTACGCACCGGGCAGGTCTCGCCGGTCGAACTGGTCGAATCGACGCTGGAGCGCATCGCGCAGGTCGAACCGCACCTGCGGGCCTTCACCATCGTGACGGCGGACCGTGCGCGCGCTGCGGCGCGCCGCGCGGAGACCGAGGTCGCCGGTGACGCGCACCGCGGGCCCCTGCACGGGATACCGGCCGCCCTCAAGGACCTCATCGACGTCGCCGGGCTGGCGACCAGCGCCAGCTCCCGGGTACGGGCGGGGCACCGCGCGGAGAGCGACAGCACCGTCGCCGCGCGGCTCGCCTCGGCCGGGGCCGCGCTCGTCGGCAAGACGCACACGCACGAGTTCGCCTACGGCCTGATCACCCCTCAGACGGTCAACGCCCGCAACCCGGCCCGGGTGGCGGGCGGTTCCAGCGGCGGATCCGCCGTCGCCGTGGCCGCGGGGGCGGCCCCCTTCGCCCTGGGCACCGACACCGGCGGGTCGATCCGGGTGCCCGCGGCCCTGAACGGGGTCGTCGGGCTGAAGCCGACGTACGGGCTGGTGCCGCGCCACGGCGTGACCTCGCTGGCCTGGTCGCTCGACCACGTCGGCCCGCTCACCCGCACCGTGGAGGACGCGGCGCTGGTCCTGGCCGCCCTGGTCGGGCACGACCCGCGCGACCCCGCGTCCGTCGCGGCACCGGCCGTGGACCACCGGCCCGGCCCCGGCACGGATCTCACGGGTCTTCGGGTGGGGGTGCCGGGCAACTACTACTTCGACCGGGTGGACCCCGAGGTGGAGGCCGCGGTCCGCCGGGCGATCGGGCGGCTGGAGGAGCTCGGCGCCCGGCTCGTCGACGTGGAGATCCCGATGACGCGCTACGTCCGGGCCACCCAGTGGGGCCTGATGGTGCCCGAGGCCTCCGCGTACCACGAGCGGACGCTGCGGGCGGTGCCCGACCTGTACGGGGCCGACGTCCGGGTCCTCCTGGAAGCCGGCGAGCTCATGACCGCAGGGGACTACCTGCGGGCCCAGCGCGCCCGCACCCTCATGCGGCAGGCCTGGCAGGACATGCTGGAGGCGGTCGACGTGATCGCCGCACCGACCGTACCGCTCACCGCCGTCGAGACCGGCCGGACCAGCGTGACCTGGGGTGACGGCAGCGTGGAGAGCGTCTCCGACGCGTACGTACGACTGTCGGCCCCGGCCAACCTCACCGGCGTTCCCGCACTGAGCCTGCCCGTGGGCCTGGACCCGGCCGGGCTGCCCATCGGCATGCAGCTCATGGGGAGGCCGTTCGGCGAAGCCGCGGTGCTGCGTGCGGGACACGCCTACGAGCGGACCGGCACGGCCCTCGGCCTGGCTCCGGTCCCGGTCCCGTAG
- a CDS encoding pyroglutamyl peptidase, with product MMLLRRAASAAALLATVLPLAVSSPAHAADGASSCRTSASVPLDAEQARLADARTTALVERGGLGDFVRRFPAALCATRSPAEAGRLVDSWGEALWQASVRRAQGQRPGGDLAPGDDRPLYWARLGMTAVLARWQPEFTVDRAALRARFEDTSRGLTNNAFRTAPGVRRVFISGFDPFGLDAEIRRANPSGSAALQLNGRRVTLADGSVAEIRAVVLPVRYADFDAGMVERAFAPRMAGGPSSADIITTVSQGYPGIFTLEAWAGRARSADPYPDNVRALSGGTRERPVTAPGLGPGPEFIRTTLPADAVTGAVQSPYPVLLNNDVTEIPAGAAAPVDRTDGPTPGSRAVAGGGGGYLSNEVAYRSNRLRSELAPHLPGGHLHTPVLTGLPADPQQLTGAEFERNETAITAEVRAVLEHAAVRRP from the coding sequence ATGATGCTCTTACGGCGTGCGGCGTCGGCCGCAGCCCTTCTCGCCACCGTCCTTCCCCTGGCAGTCTCCTCCCCCGCGCACGCCGCCGACGGCGCCTCCTCCTGCCGCACCTCCGCGTCCGTACCGCTCGACGCCGAGCAGGCGCGCCTCGCGGACGCGCGCACCACGGCGCTCGTCGAGCGCGGCGGCCTCGGGGACTTCGTACGGCGCTTTCCCGCCGCGCTGTGCGCGACCCGCAGCCCCGCCGAGGCCGGCCGGCTGGTCGACTCCTGGGGCGAGGCGCTCTGGCAGGCCTCCGTGCGGCGGGCCCAGGGACAGCGGCCCGGTGGCGACCTCGCCCCCGGCGACGACCGGCCGCTGTACTGGGCGCGGCTCGGCATGACCGCCGTACTCGCCCGCTGGCAGCCGGAGTTCACCGTCGACCGGGCCGCACTGCGCGCGCGATTCGAGGACACCTCCCGCGGGCTGACGAACAACGCCTTCCGGACCGCGCCCGGCGTGCGACGCGTCTTCATCAGCGGGTTCGACCCCTTCGGGCTCGACGCCGAGATACGCCGGGCCAACCCGTCCGGATCGGCCGCCCTCCAGCTCAACGGCCGGCGCGTGACGCTCGCCGACGGCAGCGTCGCCGAGATCCGAGCCGTCGTCCTCCCCGTGCGCTACGCCGACTTCGACGCGGGCATGGTGGAGCGGGCGTTCGCCCCGCGCATGGCCGGCGGCCCCTCCTCGGCGGACATCATCACCACCGTCAGCCAGGGCTACCCCGGCATCTTCACGCTGGAGGCCTGGGCGGGCCGGGCCCGGTCCGCCGACCCGTACCCCGACAACGTGCGCGCCCTCTCCGGCGGCACCCGCGAACGTCCGGTGACCGCCCCCGGCCTCGGCCCGGGCCCGGAGTTCATCCGCACCACGCTCCCTGCAGACGCGGTCACCGGCGCCGTGCAGAGCCCGTACCCGGTCCTCCTCAACAACGACGTGACCGAGATTCCGGCGGGCGCCGCGGCTCCCGTCGACCGGACCGACGGCCCGACGCCGGGCTCGCGCGCCGTGGCGGGCGGCGGGGGCGGCTACCTGTCCAACGAGGTGGCCTACCGCTCCAACCGGCTGCGCTCCGAACTCGCCCCTCACCTGCCCGGCGGCCATCTCCACACGCCGGTCCTCACCGGCCTGCCGGCCGACCCCCAGCAGCTGACCGGCGCCGAGTTCGAACGCAACGAGACCGCGATCACCGCCGAGGTCCGCGCGGTCCTCGAACACGCCGCGGTGCGGCGTCCGTAG
- a CDS encoding TetR/AcrR family transcriptional regulator: MSRKAMVRPGGRSARVQQAVHAAVRELQTEVGRTDLTVPLVAARAGVTPSTIYRRWGDLQELLSDVAVEHLRPEEPPEDHGDLLKDLSSWAEQFMEEMSSPTGRAYIRDALLGDPGGDNAGRCSAYAAEQVGIVLARAVERGEDAPDVETVLDRVVAPMMYRILFRPGDLTGTYAHRLARGAVEGFATSG, translated from the coding sequence ATGAGCCGAAAAGCGATGGTCCGCCCCGGAGGCCGCAGCGCGCGGGTCCAGCAGGCGGTCCACGCCGCCGTGCGGGAGCTCCAGACCGAGGTGGGGCGTACCGACCTGACCGTTCCGCTGGTCGCGGCGCGGGCCGGCGTCACTCCCTCGACGATCTACCGCCGCTGGGGCGACCTGCAGGAGCTGCTCTCGGACGTCGCCGTCGAGCATCTGCGCCCGGAGGAACCGCCGGAGGACCACGGCGACCTGCTGAAGGACCTGAGCAGCTGGGCCGAGCAGTTCATGGAGGAGATGTCCTCGCCCACGGGGCGTGCGTACATCCGCGACGCGCTGCTGGGGGATCCCGGCGGTGACAACGCGGGGCGGTGCTCGGCCTACGCGGCGGAGCAGGTCGGCATCGTGCTCGCCCGGGCCGTGGAGCGCGGCGAGGACGCCCCGGACGTCGAGACGGTGCTCGACCGGGTCGTGGCACCGATGATGTACCGGATCCTGTTCCGCCCCGGCGACCTCACCGGCACATACGCACACCGCCTCGCGCGAGGGGCCGTCGAGGGCTTCGCCACCAGCGGCTGA
- a CDS encoding anti-sigma factor: MNRPRTDVHALTAAYALDALDPGEREPFTAHLARCEECRQEVAEFRATAARLAAAVGQPPPAAMKQQAMAAVDGVRQLPPRSSVLSPVPLRGALRRRAALFTVAASVTAGALFAGLAAWQHQESRRYEQQARQSEQRLDDVTTVLTAPDARAAHGRTSNGASAAVVSSAVRNKAVFTASGLPAPVPGTTYQLWLDHEGTMSPAGFIQRDGTVLIDGDAAGADAVGLSLEPSGGSRQPTTTPLLLMDLPA, encoded by the coding sequence ATGAACCGGCCCCGGACCGACGTCCACGCCCTCACCGCCGCCTACGCCCTGGACGCCCTCGACCCCGGCGAACGCGAGCCGTTCACCGCCCACCTCGCCCGCTGCGAGGAATGCCGCCAGGAAGTCGCCGAGTTCCGGGCCACCGCCGCACGTCTGGCCGCCGCCGTGGGCCAGCCGCCGCCCGCCGCCATGAAGCAGCAGGCCATGGCCGCCGTCGACGGCGTGCGCCAGCTCCCGCCCCGGAGTTCCGTGCTGTCCCCGGTCCCGCTGCGCGGCGCGCTGCGCCGCAGGGCCGCCCTGTTCACCGTGGCCGCGAGCGTGACGGCCGGCGCCCTGTTCGCAGGTCTGGCCGCGTGGCAGCACCAGGAGAGCCGCCGCTACGAACAGCAGGCCCGCCAGAGCGAACAGCGCCTGGACGACGTCACCACGGTCCTGACCGCTCCCGATGCCCGCGCCGCCCATGGACGCACCAGCAACGGAGCCTCGGCCGCCGTCGTCTCCTCGGCGGTGCGCAACAAGGCCGTCTTCACCGCGAGCGGCCTGCCTGCCCCCGTCCCCGGCACGACCTACCAGCTCTGGCTGGACCACGAGGGCACCATGAGCCCGGCCGGATTCATCCAGCGGGACGGCACCGTACTCATCGACGGCGACGCCGCCGGCGCCGACGCGGTCGGCCTCAGCCTCGAACCTTCCGGAGGATCCCGGCAGCCCACCACGACCCCGCTGCTCCTGATGGACCTGCCGGCCTGA
- a CDS encoding MBL fold metallo-hydrolase, whose product MRTAQFTEPSPPSGTAAHWSVGEITVHRVDEVPLPPATGPWLLPTATPDVVAGHPWLRPDFAGPDGVLRLHSHSFALVVDGLRVLVDTGIGNGKTRANPAWHDLRTDYLARLADIGFTPGNVDLVILTHLHTDHVGWNTRKVDGAWAPTFPAARYLTARTEYEFWAAHDMDEARRAMFRDSVLPVEEAGLLDLVDVPAGGTDVADGLRLLPAPGHTPGQIAVQVSSAGASALITGDAVHHPVQLAHPEIGACVDIDPAQAEATRRALLARLADTGALVLGTHFPAPTAGRVVAEGDGYRLEPAT is encoded by the coding sequence ATGCGCACCGCACAGTTCACCGAGCCGTCCCCGCCGTCCGGAACCGCCGCCCACTGGTCCGTCGGGGAGATCACGGTCCACCGCGTCGACGAAGTGCCCCTGCCGCCCGCGACCGGACCGTGGCTGCTGCCGACCGCCACCCCGGACGTGGTCGCCGGACACCCGTGGCTGCGGCCCGACTTCGCCGGCCCGGACGGCGTCCTGCGCCTCCACAGCCACAGCTTCGCGCTGGTCGTGGACGGCCTGCGCGTCCTCGTCGACACCGGGATCGGCAACGGCAAGACGAGGGCCAACCCGGCGTGGCACGACCTGCGCACCGACTACCTCGCCCGCCTCGCGGACATCGGCTTCACTCCCGGGAACGTCGACCTGGTGATCCTCACGCACCTGCACACCGACCACGTCGGATGGAACACCCGGAAGGTCGACGGCGCCTGGGCGCCGACCTTCCCCGCCGCCCGGTACCTCACGGCGCGGACGGAGTACGAGTTCTGGGCCGCCCACGACATGGACGAGGCGCGGCGCGCCATGTTCCGCGACTCCGTCCTGCCGGTCGAGGAGGCGGGGCTGCTCGACCTGGTCGACGTACCGGCCGGGGGGACCGACGTGGCCGACGGGCTGCGCCTGCTGCCCGCCCCGGGGCACACTCCCGGCCAGATCGCCGTACAGGTGAGCAGCGCGGGCGCCTCGGCCCTCATCACCGGGGACGCCGTCCACCACCCCGTGCAGCTGGCGCATCCGGAGATCGGCGCCTGTGTCGACATCGACCCCGCGCAGGCCGAGGCCACCCGCCGAGCGCTGCTCGCCCGGCTCGCCGACACCGGCGCCCTGGTCCTCGGTACGCACTTCCCCGCGCCGACCGCCGGGCGCGTGGTCGCGGAGGGGGACGGCTACCGCCTCGAACCGGCCACCTGA
- the sigK gene encoding ECF RNA polymerase sigma factor SigK — MPFGPGPADRTDLAQVMGQVAQGDKQAFSVLYDALAPLVLGIVIKVVRDRAQSEEVAQEVMIDLWRQAARYRPDAGSVTTWAATIAHRRAVDRVRSAQASADRERAQAAREHRTAFDEVAEQVEIRLDSEQVRRCLRGLTELQRQAVTLAYYRGLTYREVAEVLRAPLPTVKTRMRDGLIRLRDCMGVTT; from the coding sequence ATGCCCTTCGGCCCCGGCCCCGCCGACCGCACCGACCTGGCCCAGGTCATGGGGCAGGTCGCCCAGGGCGACAAACAGGCGTTCTCCGTCCTGTACGACGCCCTCGCCCCCCTGGTCCTCGGGATCGTGATCAAGGTCGTACGCGACCGGGCCCAGTCCGAGGAGGTCGCCCAGGAGGTCATGATCGACCTGTGGCGGCAGGCCGCCCGCTACCGCCCCGACGCCGGCAGCGTCACCACCTGGGCGGCGACCATCGCCCACCGGCGGGCCGTGGACCGGGTCCGCTCCGCCCAGGCGTCCGCCGACCGGGAACGCGCGCAGGCCGCCCGCGAGCACCGGACGGCCTTCGACGAGGTCGCCGAGCAGGTCGAGATCCGGCTGGACAGCGAACAGGTCCGCCGCTGCCTGCGCGGCCTCACCGAACTCCAGCGGCAGGCGGTGACCCTCGCCTACTACCGGGGCCTGACCTACCGCGAAGTCGCCGAAGTCCTGCGCGCGCCGCTCCCCACCGTCAAGACACGCATGCGCGACGGACTGATCCGGCTCCGCGACTGCATGGGGGTGACCACATGA
- a CDS encoding GNAT family N-acetyltransferase — protein MSDISVRSVRDGDFAQWRALYRGYADFYKVEQTEEAAATVWSWVTDPAHEVGALVAEDAGGRLLGLAHYRPFARPLSATVGCFLDDLFVAPEHRGSGAADLLLGALRELAAERGWSVVRWITADDNHRARSKYDQVATRTMWVTYDMAP, from the coding sequence ATGTCCGACATCAGCGTGCGTTCCGTTCGGGACGGGGACTTCGCCCAGTGGCGCGCCCTGTACCGCGGCTACGCCGACTTCTACAAGGTGGAGCAGACCGAGGAGGCCGCCGCCACGGTGTGGTCGTGGGTGACCGACCCCGCCCACGAGGTCGGCGCGCTGGTGGCCGAGGACGCCGGGGGCCGGCTCCTGGGCCTTGCGCACTACCGGCCGTTCGCGCGCCCGCTCTCCGCGACGGTGGGCTGCTTCCTCGACGACCTGTTCGTGGCACCGGAACACCGCGGCTCGGGCGCCGCCGACCTGCTGCTCGGTGCGCTGCGCGAGCTCGCGGCAGAGCGGGGCTGGAGCGTGGTCCGGTGGATCACGGCCGACGACAACCACCGTGCGCGTTCCAAGTACGACCAGGTGGCCACCCGGACCATGTGGGTCACCTACGACATGGCCCCCTGA
- a CDS encoding mechanosensitive ion channel family protein, which translates to MNRDLVLHDWLVAGIALAAGAAAGLLLRALLRWLGRHAERTRWRGDDIIVDALRTIAPGAALIAGAAVAATTLPLTARLSGFVNQSLTALLVLIATLSAARVVAGLVQSVAGARTGVAGSASIFVNITRIVVLVMGVLVALETLGVSIAPLVTALGVGGLAVALALQDTLANLFAGVHILASKTVQPGDYIRLTSGEEGYVVDINWRNTVVRNLSNNLVIIPNGRLARTNMTNFTQPEAQFSILVQVGVGYESDLEHVERVTLDVVDAVMTEVNGANPEHEGAVRFHTFADSRINFTVILGVGEFSDQYRIKHEFIKRLHQRFRAEGISIPAPTRTVALHQEDVQVSPSPPSSAHAPVPHQRESSPSASASASASMLADSGR; encoded by the coding sequence TTGAACCGGGATCTCGTCCTGCACGACTGGCTGGTCGCCGGCATCGCACTGGCGGCGGGCGCCGCGGCCGGGCTGCTGCTGCGCGCCCTCCTGCGGTGGCTGGGGCGGCACGCCGAGCGGACCCGCTGGCGGGGCGACGACATCATCGTCGACGCGCTGCGCACCATCGCCCCCGGCGCCGCCCTCATCGCCGGCGCCGCGGTGGCGGCGACGACCCTGCCGCTCACCGCGCGGCTCTCGGGGTTCGTCAACCAGTCGCTGACCGCACTGCTCGTCCTCATCGCCACGCTCAGCGCGGCGCGGGTCGTCGCCGGGCTCGTCCAGTCCGTGGCGGGGGCCCGCACCGGAGTGGCCGGGTCGGCGAGCATCTTCGTCAACATCACCCGGATCGTGGTCCTCGTGATGGGCGTGCTCGTCGCCCTGGAGACCCTGGGCGTGTCCATCGCGCCCCTGGTCACCGCCCTCGGCGTGGGCGGTCTGGCGGTGGCCCTGGCGCTCCAGGACACCCTCGCCAACCTCTTCGCCGGCGTGCACATCCTCGCATCGAAGACCGTGCAGCCCGGTGACTACATCCGGCTCACCAGTGGCGAGGAGGGCTACGTCGTCGACATCAACTGGCGCAACACCGTGGTGCGCAACCTGTCGAACAACCTGGTCATCATCCCCAACGGCCGCCTCGCGCGGACGAACATGACCAACTTCACCCAGCCGGAGGCGCAGTTCTCGATCCTGGTGCAGGTGGGCGTGGGGTACGAGAGCGACCTGGAGCACGTCGAGCGCGTCACCCTCGACGTGGTCGACGCCGTGATGACGGAGGTGAACGGCGCAAACCCGGAGCACGAAGGGGCCGTCCGTTTCCACACGTTCGCGGACTCCCGGATCAACTTCACGGTGATCCTGGGCGTCGGCGAGTTCAGCGACCAGTACCGGATCAAGCACGAGTTCATCAAGCGTCTGCACCAGCGGTTCCGGGCCGAGGGCATCTCGATCCCCGCCCCGACGCGTACGGTCGCGCTCCACCAGGAGGACGTCCAGGTGTCGCCGTCGCCGCCGTCCTCGGCGCACGCGCCCGTCCCGCACCAGCGCGAGTCGTCCCCCTCGGCGTCGGCGTCCGCGTCGGCGTCGATGCTCGCGGACAGCGGCCGGTAG